Proteins encoded in a region of the Methanobrevibacter millerae genome:
- a CDS encoding NAD(P)/FAD-dependent oxidoreductase — MDYDVIYIGSGNAAWQGGRFLRKKGLKILIIEESLYGGTCANRGCNSKALLDAPYEIKALADNFEGVGKSGDFEVDWPALMEFKRKRIANMAPFLDGKFEEYDLDVAHGKGVIIDEHTVQVADKKFTTEKIVIATGLKPVIPDIEGKEFLHDSTDFLDISELPKHAIIIGAGFVGMEFASILAEAGLEADVIIRGDMALKYFHQPYVHKVIEILKEKNIRFHFKENVKEIISNIEIDDPESRVLNVTCAQNSDEFLRDPDAKIDNVAYEDGFTVNCESGLSLTGDYVIAAMGREANVEDIGLENVGLTYTKNGIKVNGHLQTEVPNIYASGDVADTGIAKLVTVAIHHSKYLAKELIGEADEITYPVVPAVAYTIPRIATVGVPAYIAEKSDEYDVHTIRYGNSYSLELKNDTTAEAKVIVDKDLQIVGAEIYAADAENVANMFTFIINKKITLEELDYMIYAFPSSSSVCLYKLHNIHYDL; from the coding sequence ATGGATTATGATGTTATTTATATTGGAAGTGGAAATGCTGCTTGGCAAGGTGGCCGTTTTTTAAGAAAAAAAGGTCTTAAAATATTAATCATTGAAGAAAGCTTATATGGTGGAACATGTGCAAACAGGGGCTGTAACTCAAAGGCATTATTGGACGCACCTTATGAAATCAAGGCATTGGCCGATAATTTTGAGGGTGTTGGAAAGTCAGGTGATTTCGAAGTTGATTGGCCGGCTTTAATGGAATTTAAAAGGAAAAGAATAGCCAATATGGCTCCGTTTTTGGACGGCAAATTTGAGGAGTATGATTTGGATGTTGCTCATGGAAAGGGAGTCATTATTGATGAGCATACGGTTCAGGTTGCAGATAAAAAGTTCACCACTGAAAAAATTGTCATTGCTACAGGTTTAAAGCCTGTCATTCCTGATATTGAAGGTAAGGAATTTTTGCATGACAGCACTGACTTTTTAGACATATCAGAACTTCCAAAGCATGCCATAATCATTGGTGCAGGTTTTGTAGGTATGGAATTTGCATCAATACTTGCTGAAGCGGGTCTTGAAGCTGATGTAATCATCAGGGGAGATATGGCTTTAAAATACTTCCACCAGCCATATGTGCACAAGGTAATTGAAATTTTAAAAGAAAAGAATATACGCTTCCATTTCAAAGAAAATGTAAAAGAAATTATTAGTAATATAGAAATAGATGATCCAGAATCTCGAGTTTTAAATGTAACATGTGCACAAAATTCAGATGAATTCCTAAGAGATCCTGATGCAAAAATAGATAATGTTGCATATGAAGATGGATTTACTGTAAATTGTGAAAGCGGACTTAGCCTAACCGGAGACTATGTAATTGCGGCAATGGGAAGGGAAGCCAATGTGGAGGATATTGGCCTTGAAAATGTCGGCTTGACATACACTAAAAATGGAATTAAGGTAAACGGACACCTCCAGACTGAAGTTCCAAACATCTATGCTTCAGGAGATGTTGCAGATACTGGAATAGCAAAACTCGTTACCGTTGCAATACATCACTCAAAATATCTTGCAAAAGAGTTGATTGGAGAGGCAGATGAGATAACATATCCTGTTGTCCCGGCTGTTGCATATACAATTCCAAGAATAGCTACTGTAGGTGTACCTGCATATATTGCAGAAAAAAGCGATGAATATGATGTTCACACTATAAGATATGGAAATTCATATTCACTGGAGCTTAAAAATGACACCACCGCCGAGGCTAAGGTTATTGTAGATAAGGATTTGCAGATTGTCGGTGCTGAAATTTATGCAGCGGATGCAGAAAATGTGGCAAATATGTTTACTTTCATTATTAATAAGAAGATAACCTTAGAAGAACTTGATTATATGATTTATGCATTCCCTTCAAGCAGTTCAGTCTGTTTGTATAAATTGCATAATATTCACTATGATTTATAA
- a CDS encoding right-handed parallel beta-helix repeat-containing protein yields MMMIGVGSAVDDSMVGLENGNRNGEINLADSGNDILGASGNSWYVKAGATGGDGSEASPYGNLKVAYNHASPGDTIYIMNGTYTGTNNLRIEFTKENLQLSAYDNSNPIFDGQKTNRIFDVSAKGMMISGLTFINAVSKDAFGVQGSVLDIYSPNVVIDNCTFKDNIAAGSGTAYQKGGAIFVYNSGSNAVIKNSKFINNTANNDGGAIFIATDTPNTKILNCEFIDNTAIRSAGGIANWGQNTVIDNCNFKGSKSQSSSLPYTGGSIFSVYNVNITNSKFANDYSKALGGSIYIYSNGDGSLVENCTFDGGVSSNGGAIATSASTTIKNNNFNYCQGYAMGGAILLMSSNNNVDDNTFRGNSARHGGAIVIYEGSSNNNITNSKFNDNHVALSNADNGGAVYSYGSNTLYENNTFHHNVAEEYGGAIFELVQAANTTINNCTFTANYAQADAGNGGAYFSASENNTIINSKFENNWAKANGAAIFIRKNNALIENSSFSKNLAARGGAIYIGTIEGKSPINYTINNCTFNQNGVNESKGGAIYSWADELNITNSNFTKNMAMAGGAILFEKGPNFLENCTFDGNKATRYGGGAISSTRHGEIINNCTFRNNDAQGYGGAVSLDYPVITNSLFVNNSANHGGAICTITANVSNSEFYNNTAIDHWVVLAATKLIEYNNTHPGQVALSMNHTNYVNIEYDQDKEIGYAPGYYVYCVEEWADYPQYGVIWEDLRYAQSSLTEEAVGQYLKILIYKYWVNESGHDNFQRLINIFSDEDFRNSDNEIVKDVIALYGNGYRVPSHNAIKVDDNGTVIVYNFREIITPSATQNVFAFNLSYYPNATVVKELVNKSDIFINSTVDFNITVKNNCDFNLTYLIINETDFSEGLIYKSFKSDFNWTYDNVTKVWTLEDDLAPNKTANIILTFNVTKNGKMNNTVSLLIGNYTLDNSTVNFTVYAPNLTVKKLALNKTVYIGNQTVFTIIVENTGDYNLTNVTVVEKIPTGLKFASFKGDGWTTTDNVTFKYQKTLNVDGKATLNITFDAIEAGNWTNIVTASSNVTGNRTAENNTTVYRPDLKVEKIALNKTVYLGNQTVFTIVVTNTGDCDLGNVSVVENIPVGLKYSSFVGDGWSTLDNMTFTYANVLKANKSVSFDIVFDTLAAGNWTNVVTVSSNVTGNKSANNNTTVYRPDLKVEKIALNKTVYLGNQTVFTIVVTNTGDCDLGNVSVVENIPVGLKYSSFVGDGWSTVDNVTFVYGGVLKANESASFDIVFDALAAGNWTNIVTASSNVTGNRTAENNTTVYRPDLKVEKITLNKIVYLGNQTVFTIVVTNTGDCDLGNVSVVENIPVGLKYSSFVGDGWSTVDNVTFVYDGVLKANGSASFDIVFDALAAGNWTNIVTTSSNVTGNRTAENNTTVYRPDLKVEKIALNKTVYLGNQTIFTIVVTNIGDCELGNIEVTEEIPNGLKYNDYYGNNWVKVDDYKFKYGDVLKVGESVIINIIFDTVEAGNWTNIVSASSNLTKDKTANNTTSVYSPDMTVVKLANNDVVYMGNQTSFTIIVKNTGNCKLGDIYVDEIMPEGLVYDSYVGKNWSKVENRFIYNGDLNPGEEISFTVFFNTTRSGNFTNVVTASSNLTKDKKANNTTRVYTPNMVVSKIALNPIVYTGDKTSFMITVRNTGDCDLSNIEVVESIPEGLIYDSFTGNGWIKEANKFIYNGILKPGETKDFVITFNTIKSGNFTNIVAVSSNLIKNKMTNNTTTVYTPSLKVEKITLNECVYVGNQTSFSIIVTNTGDCKLGDVFVFESSFDGLVYDSYYGDGWIKEGNKFIYMYDLDVGESAGFIIVFNTTKSGNFTNIVIAGSNLTGNITTQNNTEVIQNHTENKTIINNTTDKKTFIKQDIGLATGNPLLILLIALLTCVIPFRKQKK; encoded by the coding sequence ATGATGATGATCGGAGTAGGTTCAGCTGTTGATGATTCAATGGTTGGACTCGAAAATGGAAATAGAAATGGTGAAATTAATTTAGCAGACTCTGGGAATGATATTCTTGGAGCTTCTGGAAACTCATGGTATGTTAAGGCCGGTGCTACTGGAGGAGACGGATCTGAAGCTAGTCCTTATGGTAACCTGAAAGTGGCATATAATCATGCTAGTCCAGGAGATACCATTTATATAATGAATGGTACTTATACTGGGACTAATAATTTAAGGATAGAATTCACGAAAGAAAATCTTCAGCTTAGTGCATATGATAACTCAAATCCAATATTTGATGGACAGAAAACTAATCGTATATTTGATGTATCAGCTAAAGGAATGATGATTAGTGGTTTAACATTTATCAATGCTGTCTCAAAGGATGCATTTGGTGTACAGGGCAGTGTATTGGATATTTATAGTCCTAATGTGGTCATTGACAATTGTACATTTAAGGACAATATTGCTGCTGGATCTGGAACTGCTTATCAAAAAGGCGGAGCTATATTTGTATATAATTCAGGTTCTAATGCTGTTATTAAAAATTCCAAATTTATAAATAATACTGCTAATAATGACGGTGGAGCCATATTTATTGCTACAGATACTCCAAATACAAAAATTCTGAATTGTGAATTTATAGACAATACTGCTATTCGCAGTGCTGGTGGTATAGCAAACTGGGGACAAAATACTGTAATTGATAATTGTAATTTCAAAGGTTCAAAGTCTCAATCCTCATCTTTACCATATACTGGAGGTTCAATATTTTCAGTATATAATGTAAATATAACAAATTCCAAATTTGCTAATGATTATTCTAAAGCATTAGGTGGAAGTATTTATATCTATAGTAATGGTGATGGCAGTTTGGTTGAAAATTGTACATTTGATGGTGGTGTATCTTCCAATGGTGGAGCAATTGCAACAAGTGCAAGCACAACAATAAAAAACAATAATTTTAATTATTGTCAGGGTTATGCTATGGGCGGTGCAATATTATTGATGTCTTCTAACAATAATGTGGATGATAATACATTTAGGGGCAATTCCGCTAGACATGGTGGTGCAATTGTAATATATGAAGGTTCATCCAATAACAATATAACCAACTCAAAATTCAATGACAATCATGTAGCTTTAAGTAATGCTGATAATGGTGGTGCTGTTTACAGCTATGGTTCAAATACATTATATGAGAACAATACATTCCATCACAATGTTGCTGAAGAATATGGTGGTGCAATTTTTGAGTTAGTTCAAGCTGCAAATACAACAATTAATAATTGTACATTCACTGCAAATTATGCTCAGGCAGATGCAGGTAATGGTGGAGCTTATTTTTCAGCTTCTGAAAATAATACGATTATTAATTCAAAATTTGAAAATAACTGGGCTAAAGCAAATGGAGCAGCAATATTTATAAGAAAAAATAATGCTCTTATTGAAAATTCAAGCTTCAGTAAAAATCTAGCTGCAAGAGGTGGTGCAATTTATATAGGTACTATTGAAGGCAAATCTCCAATAAATTATACTATAAATAATTGTACTTTCAATCAAAATGGTGTAAATGAGTCTAAAGGTGGAGCAATCTATTCTTGGGCTGATGAATTGAATATAACAAATTCAAACTTCACTAAAAATATGGCTATGGCTGGTGGTGCAATATTATTTGAAAAAGGTCCTAATTTCTTGGAAAACTGTACCTTTGATGGAAATAAGGCTACTCGTTATGGTGGTGGAGCAATTTCAAGTACACGTCACGGTGAAATAATAAATAACTGTACATTTAGAAATAATGATGCGCAGGGTTATGGTGGGGCAGTAAGTCTTGATTATCCTGTAATTACAAATTCATTGTTTGTTAATAACTCTGCAAACCACGGTGGAGCAATATGTACTATTACAGCAAATGTTTCAAATTCAGAATTTTACAACAATACAGCTATAGATCATTGGGTTGTATTGGCTGCAACAAAATTGATTGAATATAACAATACTCATCCGGGCCAAGTTGCATTATCTATGAATCATACAAATTATGTAAATATTGAATATGATCAAGATAAGGAAATTGGTTATGCGCCAGGATATTATGTGTATTGTGTAGAAGAATGGGCAGACTATCCTCAATATGGTGTAATCTGGGAGGATTTAAGATATGCTCAAAGCAGTTTGACAGAAGAGGCTGTCGGACAATATCTAAAGATATTAATCTATAAATATTGGGTTAATGAATCAGGACACGATAACTTCCAAAGATTAATCAATATATTTTCAGATGAGGACTTCAGAAACAGTGATAATGAAATCGTTAAGGATGTAATTGCATTATATGGTAACGGATACAGAGTTCCTTCTCATAATGCTATTAAAGTAGATGATAACGGAACTGTAATAGTATATAATTTCAGAGAAATTATTACACCATCTGCAACACAGAACGTATTTGCATTTAATTTATCATATTATCCGAATGCAACAGTGGTTAAGGAATTGGTAAATAAGAGTGATATTTTCATAAATTCAACAGTTGATTTTAATATAACTGTTAAAAACAATTGTGACTTTAACTTAACATATTTGATTATCAATGAAACAGATTTCAGTGAAGGATTAATTTATAAATCATTTAAATCTGACTTTAATTGGACTTATGATAATGTAACAAAAGTTTGGACATTGGAGGATGATTTGGCTCCAAATAAAACTGCCAATATTATATTGACTTTCAATGTTACTAAAAATGGTAAAATGAACAATACAGTTAGTTTGCTGATTGGAAATTATACTTTGGACAATAGTACAGTTAACTTTACAGTTTATGCTCCTAATTTAACAGTTAAAAAACTCGCATTGAATAAGACAGTTTATATTGGTAATCAGACCGTTTTCACAATAATTGTGGAAAATACTGGTGATTACAATTTAACTAATGTAACTGTTGTTGAAAAAATCCCTACTGGATTGAAATTTGCTTCATTTAAAGGTGATGGATGGACTACAACCGACAATGTCACATTCAAATATCAAAAAACTTTGAATGTTGATGGCAAAGCAACTTTAAATATCACATTTGATGCAATTGAAGCTGGAAATTGGACTAATATTGTAACTGCTTCATCTAATGTTACTGGAAATAGGACTGCTGAGAATAATACTACTGTTTACAGGCCTGATTTGAAGGTTGAAAAGATTGCTTTGAATAAGACTGTTTATCTTGGTAATCAGACTGTGTTTACTATTGTGGTTACTAATACTGGTGACTGTGATTTAGGTAATGTTTCTGTTGTGGAAAATATTCCTGTTGGTTTGAAGTATAGTAGTTTTGTTGGTGATGGTTGGTCTACATTAGATAATATGACATTTACATATGCTAATGTATTGAAGGCTAATAAATCAGTCAGTTTTGATATTGTGTTTGATACTTTGGCTGCTGGTAACTGGACTAATGTTGTTACAGTGTCTTCTAATGTTACTGGAAACAAATCAGCTAACAATAATACTACTGTTTACAGGCCTGATTTGAAGGTTGAAAAGATTGCTTTGAATAAGACTGTTTATCTTGGTAATCAGACTGTGTTTACTATTGTGGTTACTAATACTGGTGACTGTGATTTAGGTAATGTTTCTGTTGTGGAAAATATTCCTGTTGGTTTGAAGTATAGTAGTTTTGTTGGTGATGGTTGGTCTACTGTGGATAATGTCACTTTCGTTTATGGTGGTGTGTTGAAGGCTAATGAATCAGCTAGCTTTGATATTGTGTTTGATGCTTTGGCTGCTGGTAATTGGACTAACATTGTGACTGCTTCATCTAATGTTACTGGAAATAGGACTGCTGAGAATAATACTACTGTTTACAGGCCTGATTTGAAGGTTGAAAAGATTACTTTAAACAAAATAGTATACCTTGGTAATCAGACTGTGTTTACTATTGTGGTTACTAATACTGGTGACTGTGATTTAGGTAATGTTTCTGTTGTGGAAAATATTCCTGTTGGTTTGAAGTATAGTAGTTTTGTTGGTGATGGTTGGTCTACTGTGGATAATGTCACTTTCGTTTATGATGGTGTGTTGAAGGCTAATGGATCAGCTAGCTTTGATATTGTGTTTGATGCTTTGGCTGCTGGTAATTGGACTAACATTGTGACTACTTCATCTAATGTTACTGGAAATAGGACTGCTGAGAATAATACTACTGTTTACAGGCCGGATCTTAAAGTTGAAAAGATTGCTTTAAACAAGACTGTATATCTTGGTAATCAGACAATATTTACTATTGTTGTAACTAATATTGGTGACTGTGAGTTAGGAAATATAGAAGTAACTGAAGAAATTCCAAATGGTTTAAAATATAATGACTATTATGGAAATAATTGGGTAAAGGTTGATGATTATAAATTTAAATATGGGGATGTTTTAAAAGTTGGTGAATCTGTAATTATTAATATCATATTTGATACTGTTGAGGCAGGTAATTGGACTAATATCGTTAGTGCTTCATCTAATTTAACAAAAGATAAAACTGCTAACAATACTACTTCAGTTTATTCTCCTGACATGACTGTTGTAAAATTGGCTAATAATGATGTCGTTTATATGGGTAATCAAACTTCATTTACTATTATTGTTAAAAATACTGGTAATTGTAAGCTTGGTGACATTTATGTGGATGAAATCATGCCTGAAGGGTTAGTTTATGATAGTTATGTAGGTAAAAACTGGAGTAAAGTTGAAAATAGATTTATCTACAATGGTGATTTGAATCCTGGTGAAGAAATTAGCTTTACTGTTTTCTTCAATACAACTAGATCTGGTAACTTCACTAATGTTGTTACAGCATCAAGTAATTTGACTAAAGATAAAAAAGCTAATAATACAACTAGAGTTTACACACCTAATATGGTTGTTTCAAAAATTGCACTAAATCCAATTGTTTACACTGGTGATAAAACTTCATTCATGATAACTGTTAGAAATACTGGAGACTGTGATTTATCTAATATTGAAGTGGTTGAAAGTATTCCTGAAGGATTGATATATGATAGTTTCACAGGTAACGGTTGGATAAAAGAAGCCAATAAATTCATTTATAATGGAATTTTAAAACCTGGCGAAACTAAAGATTTTGTAATTACATTCAACACAATTAAATCAGGTAACTTTACAAATATTGTTGCTGTATCTTCTAATTTAATTAAAAATAAAATGACTAATAATACAACAACTGTTTACACTCCAAGTTTGAAAGTAGAAAAAATTACTTTGAATGAATGTGTTTACGTTGGAAATCAAACCTCATTTTCAATTATTGTTACTAATACTGGTGATTGTAAGCTTGGAGATGTTTTCGTCTTTGAATCATCATTTGATGGATTAGTATATGATAGTTATTATGGAGATGGATGGATTAAAGAGGGTAATAAATTTATTTACATGTATGATTTGGATGTTGGTGAATCTGCTGGATTTATAATTGTATTTAATACAACCAAATCAGGTAATTTCACTAATATTGTGATAGCTGGATCCAATTTAACTGGAAATATCACAACTCAAAACAATACTGAAGTTATTCAAAATCATACAGAAAATAAAACAATCATTAATAATACAACTGATAAAAAAACATTTATCAAGCAAGATATTGGGTTGGCAACAGGTAATCCATTATTGATATTATTAATTGCATTATTAACCTGCGTAATTCCATTCAGAAAACAGAAAAAATAG
- a CDS encoding PLP-dependent cysteine synthase family protein has translation MNIEKLIGNTPMIKIDYEYENRNGSIYTKLEYYNYSGSIKDRIASYIIQKERENGNLKEGQSIVEVTSGNTGISFSAIGALYGHEVHIFMPDWVSLERRKLIEMYGAHVHLVSKEEGGFKRALELAEEFSIENGAYRPLQFDNVLNVEAQYKTGQEIIDKIPDVNAFVSGIGTGGTLMGIGKRLKDNNPNSKIFALEPSTLSILKMGMEEGSHMIEGIGDDFIPGIVEEDLIDDIVLIHDCDAINMSKRIAKEFGLGIGISSGANFLASVLMDSDDLKIATVFPDDNKKYITTKLSEKIDDTDDLLSNKIKLVDFEVI, from the coding sequence ATGAATATTGAAAAGTTAATTGGCAATACACCAATGATCAAAATTGACTATGAATATGAAAACAGAAATGGAAGCATTTACACCAAACTTGAATACTACAATTATTCAGGCAGTATTAAAGACAGAATTGCATCATACATTATCCAAAAAGAAAGAGAAAACGGAAATTTAAAAGAAGGACAATCCATTGTTGAAGTTACAAGTGGAAATACTGGGATTTCTTTTAGTGCAATAGGTGCTCTTTATGGTCATGAAGTCCACATATTCATGCCAGATTGGGTTTCTTTAGAAAGAAGAAAACTTATAGAAATGTATGGGGCTCATGTTCATCTAGTATCTAAAGAAGAAGGTGGATTTAAAAGAGCACTTGAACTTGCAGAGGAATTTTCTATTGAAAATGGTGCATATAGACCACTCCAATTTGATAATGTTTTAAATGTTGAGGCACAATATAAAACAGGACAGGAAATAATTGATAAAATTCCCGATGTTAATGCTTTCGTATCAGGCATAGGGACTGGTGGAACATTAATGGGTATTGGTAAACGATTAAAAGACAATAATCCAAATTCTAAAATATTTGCTCTTGAACCATCCACATTATCAATATTAAAAATGGGGATGGAAGAAGGAAGCCATATGATTGAAGGAATTGGCGATGACTTCATTCCCGGAATCGTTGAAGAAGATTTGATTGATGATATAGTGTTGATTCATGACTGCGATGCAATCAACATGTCCAAAAGAATAGCCAAGGAATTTGGTTTGGGAATTGGTATTTCAAGTGGTGCCAATTTCTTAGCTAGTGTTTTAATGGATAGTGATGATTTAAAAATTGCCACAGTATTTCCAGATGACAATAAAAAATACATTACAACTAAATTATCTGAAAAAATTGATGATACTGACGATTTATTATCAAATAAAATTAAGCTAGTTGACTTTGAAGTAATTTAA
- a CDS encoding DUF11 domain-containing protein, with amino-acid sequence MSKNTQVHDELPDGLQYLYHTLTKGVFNPDTGIWSIGDLNVEDGKVFLYITCKALTSGEKINKANLTSDTSNLNNESYEEEEIDVFDIEDNNNHLKQSYPTIKAGNPLFLILIALFGFVCPCLRFKK; translated from the coding sequence ATGTCTAAAAATACTCAAGTGCATGATGAACTGCCTGACGGTTTGCAATACCTTTATCATACTCTGACTAAAGGTGTTTTTAATCCTGATACTGGAATCTGGTCAATAGGCGATTTAAATGTTGAAGATGGAAAAGTCTTTTTATATATAACGTGCAAGGCATTGACTTCTGGTGAAAAAATTAATAAAGCTAATTTAACTTCCGATACTTCTAATTTAAACAATGAAAGTTATGAGGAAGAAGAGATTGATGTTTTTGATATAGAGGACAATAACAATCATCTTAAACAATCATATCCTACTATTAAAGCAGGAAATCCGTTATTTTTAATATTAATTGCATTGTTTGGATTTGTCTGTCCATGTTTGAGATTTAAAAAATAG
- a CDS encoding pyridoxamine 5'-phosphate oxidase family protein gives MFRKMRRHKQQLSKEECVDILTNQPRGVLAVLGDNEYPYAVPMSHVYVDERIYFHGAKKGHKNDAIKNYPKVSYCVIDNGVKNEGEWWYTFKSVIVFGKIRTLSDDNEKRDKLTYLGNKFFPTPEETKKEIDRLLDKTEVFELTIDYMSGKIVVEK, from the coding sequence ATGTTCAGAAAAATGAGAAGACATAAACAGCAATTATCAAAAGAAGAATGTGTTGACATATTAACCAATCAGCCAAGAGGAGTATTGGCAGTGCTTGGAGACAATGAATATCCATATGCTGTACCAATGAGCCATGTATATGTTGATGAAAGGATATATTTCCACGGGGCTAAAAAAGGACATAAAAATGATGCCATAAAAAATTATCCAAAAGTGTCATATTGCGTTATAGATAACGGAGTGAAAAATGAAGGTGAATGGTGGTATACCTTTAAAAGTGTTATAGTGTTTGGAAAAATCAGAACTTTAAGTGATGATAATGAAAAAAGAGATAAATTAACATATCTTGGAAATAAGTTCTTTCCAACTCCTGAAGAAACAAAAAAAGAAATCGACAGACTATTGGATAAAACAGAAGTGTTTGAATTAACAATTGATTACATGAGCGGGAAAATTGTTGTAGAAAAATAG
- a CDS encoding MFS transporter, whose protein sequence is MNKNDEDKFVIILGCLLLFSVQILGNMIVIAIPSITETLKLSMDASNAVTLVYLVLVISLILPFGKFISKYGVGKYLKIGIILGIISLFICAIAPNYLIFIIGRILQGISTALICCAINLTLSLQLSGETFGRGIGIVLSLGYGGLTLSYLFSGFITYYLSWRVLFLSLIPFYIIALYILIKLNKEWFSESQIKIDYKGSIIYFIFMILLSTSLSYLDDKGILLLPISFILLIVLVVVEKNTEYPLYNLKLLRNPDYVIGNYASFVVFFITFITIYILNFYLQYHEDYDPSVTGLFLLPAAISMIVVAHFAGKLTVKYDVRLLSALGCVILIFATYIILLMDFIPTYYIFLACIVLGIAEGFFLASNNRHVVLTINREHFIDSSTFLFTSREFGKTVSLALYFLISGLVFGDAGTYEGNLLHLVMTGEMMMRISMVLTVSVIILLIGVWYKNKRNSKKVESK, encoded by the coding sequence ATGAATAAAAATGATGAAGATAAATTTGTTATTATTTTAGGTTGTTTATTATTATTTTCCGTACAAATTTTAGGCAATATGATTGTTATTGCAATTCCATCCATTACTGAAACTTTAAAATTAAGTATGGATGCATCAAATGCAGTTACATTAGTATATTTGGTTTTAGTCATTTCCCTGATTTTGCCTTTTGGTAAATTCATATCCAAATATGGTGTTGGAAAGTATCTCAAGATAGGAATTATTTTAGGTATTATTAGTTTATTTATCTGCGCAATAGCTCCAAATTATTTGATTTTTATCATTGGAAGAATTCTTCAAGGTATCTCAACTGCATTAATATGCTGTGCAATTAATTTAACTTTATCCTTACAACTTTCTGGTGAAACATTTGGAAGGGGAATTGGAATTGTTTTATCATTAGGTTATGGAGGTTTAACTTTATCGTATCTATTTTCAGGGTTTATTACTTATTATCTGTCTTGGAGAGTATTATTTTTATCATTGATTCCATTTTATATTATTGCTTTATATATTTTAATTAAATTAAATAAGGAATGGTTCTCAGAAAGTCAGATAAAGATAGATTATAAAGGATCAATAATATATTTTATTTTCATGATTTTATTATCAACTTCATTATCTTATCTTGATGATAAGGGGATTTTACTTCTTCCAATTAGTTTTATTTTGTTGATAGTTCTGGTGGTAGTTGAAAAGAATACTGAATATCCTCTTTATAATCTAAAATTATTGAGAAATCCGGATTATGTAATTGGAAACTATGCTTCCTTTGTTGTATTTTTCATAACATTTATCACAATATATATTTTGAATTTTTACTTGCAGTATCATGAAGATTATGATCCAAGTGTAACAGGTTTATTTTTGCTTCCGGCAGCTATTTCAATGATTGTGGTTGCTCACTTTGCAGGAAAATTAACCGTCAAATATGATGTAAGATTACTGTCTGCACTAGGTTGTGTCATTCTTATTTTTGCAACATACATTATACTTTTAATGGATTTTATTCCAACTTATTATATATTTTTAGCATGTATTGTTCTTGGAATTGCTGAAGGATTCTTTTTAGCTTCTAATAATAGGCATGTTGTCCTAACAATTAATCGTGAACATTTCATTGATTCATCCACGTTTTTATTTACCAGCCGTGAATTTGGTAAAACCGTAAGTTTAGCCCTTTACTTCTTAATTTCCGGTCTGGTATTTGGTGATGCCGGTACTTATGAAGGCAATTTATTGCACCTTGTCATGACAGGGGAAATGATGATGAGGATATCTATGGTATTGACGGTAAGTGTCATCATTCTTTTGATTGGGGTTTGGTATAAAAACAAAAGAAATTCAAAAAAAGTTGAAAGTAAGTAG